One genomic region from Coleofasciculaceae cyanobacterium encodes:
- a CDS encoding methylenetetrahydrofolate reductase: MSDNLQQAALNKDFLVTAEVAPPKGGNPARMLEVASTLKGRVHAVNVTDGSRAVLRMSSVAASTILLHHGIEPLCQVACRDRNCIGLQADLMGAYALGIRNVLALTGDPVKAGDHQKSRSVFELESVRLLKLISKLNSGVDFNDKAMPDEALNLFAGAAVDPQLKSWSSLQKRFEKKLEAGAQFFQSQMITDFDKMDKFMSQIACVSDKPILAGIFLLKSAKNAQFINKYVPGVNIPDTTIERLANAEQPLQEGVKIAAEQVKLAQTMCQGVHLMAVKREDLIPAILDLAEIKPISTSVHSY; this comes from the coding sequence ATGAGTGATAATCTTCAACAAGCAGCTCTCAATAAAGATTTTCTAGTCACAGCGGAAGTTGCTCCGCCTAAAGGGGGAAACCCAGCGCGGATGCTCGAGGTAGCATCAACATTAAAGGGTAGGGTTCATGCCGTCAACGTCACCGATGGTAGCCGTGCAGTCTTGAGAATGTCATCTGTGGCTGCTTCAACAATTCTGCTGCATCATGGTATCGAACCACTATGTCAGGTTGCCTGTCGCGATCGCAACTGCATTGGATTACAGGCAGATCTTATGGGTGCTTATGCTTTGGGTATTCGTAACGTTCTCGCCCTTACAGGAGATCCAGTTAAAGCAGGAGATCACCAAAAATCTCGATCGGTATTTGAATTAGAATCTGTCAGGTTACTCAAGCTGATTAGCAAGCTTAACAGTGGAGTTGATTTTAACGATAAGGCAATGCCCGATGAAGCCTTAAATTTGTTTGCTGGTGCTGCTGTCGATCCACAACTCAAAAGCTGGTCTAGTCTACAAAAAAGATTCGAGAAAAAGCTAGAGGCGGGAGCGCAATTTTTCCAAAGTCAAATGATTACTGATTTTGACAAAATGGATAAATTTATGAGCCAAATTGCCTGTGTTAGCGATAAACCGATCTTAGCGGGAATATTTCTCTTAAAATCTGCTAAAAACGCTCAATTTATCAATAAATACGTGCCTGGCGTTAACATACCCGACACCACTATCGAACGTTTAGCCAACGCTGAACAACCGCTTCAAGAAGGAGTTAAAATTGCAGCCGAACAAGTTAAGCTGGCTCAAACTATGTGTCAGGGAGTACACCTGATGGCAGTTAAGCGTGAAGACTTAATTCCTGCAATTTTAGATTTGGCAGAAATTAAACCTATATCTACATCGGTTCATAGCTATTAG
- a CDS encoding GAF domain-containing protein, with protein sequence MSVNKTNKGNEFSSWVTETNTNSETTLTHISQNSAISIEASTLAIFELEAEQVNSHSKNVNQKDELIVETKSIFQRLKAKTAAALVGSAVMLPILAVGTATYYFGSQAINKQTILAKRANIDLAETELGRQQKLLAVLLIGTGTTALLAGAVAALGTNRLWNASKRSREETAAEAEARLYRDSIDNLSQSDSQKDIVKAIVEEARTYLNCDRVIVYSLNRDKQGVIVAESVVAGYPQALGKTIKDPFEARDLHKYRDRRVKAINDLNQVEMTFDHQEQLEDLEVKANLVTPIINDGKLFGLLAAHQCSQPRHWQQEELEFLYQLAKKAALALENAQLLDDLVRFQTQAERERKWTHYFNDAIQYIRQSIKQEDILEISVEEVRKVLNCDRVIVYSLNQDNYGVVVAESVTAGYPRALNQTIADPCFEARYLDKYRDGRVSAINDIYAARMAQCYIEKLEELEVKANLVTPILNQGKLFGLLVAHQCSQPRHWQDYEIRWVTQIATQVGFALDNAQVLAASTTIQIQAERERKWTHYFSDAIQYIRQSIKQEDILKISVEEVRKVLNCDRVIVYSLNQDNYGVVVAESVTAGYPRALNQTIADPCFEARYLDKYRDGRVSAINDIYAARMTQCYIEQLEELEVKANLVTPILNQGKLFGLLVTHQCSQPRDWQDYEIRWVTQIATQVGFALDNATLLRKFKNDALPTQLLNNFSLGISPRVNQSKLLEIAVEQVRQVIQLDRVMVYQFEANAHGNIAAEAVAPGYPRALNCHYEEKYHNARIEAIANIDRANLTSDRLEQLETLAVKASLTVPILQDEQLFGLLIGHQCQQSYLWSQSEIDLFAQLALQLGFAIERVKLREELALAQDSRSNEVDKQQLEQTSLNQRVWQVIRENQATLPSLKAAKGDFLNQGSEIINSDLARQQLNDGEIILQPKNIQLEDNLISTKLAIAEATDKVEVLKQSHQNLDEMVNLINDLKKEIDRPVSQTKPVQLPTGEIIVETSERLSRSRLTGFYRPDQQARPAEAGLRSVRATHQLAWLEDTTTESTLTVGEITLNPVNKHISELDFIKGQLVEKSQSAPSLILINQFVGEITNLSEQISQQSLVVTESFQKLATFAKQLSDREKL encoded by the coding sequence ATGTCTGTAAATAAAACCAATAAAGGCAATGAATTTAGTTCTTGGGTAACGGAAACTAATACCAATTCTGAGACAACTTTAACTCATATCTCCCAGAATTCTGCTATATCAATTGAAGCCTCTACATTAGCTATCTTTGAATTAGAAGCAGAGCAAGTTAATTCTCATTCAAAGAATGTCAACCAAAAAGACGAATTAATTGTTGAAACCAAATCAATTTTTCAACGCTTAAAAGCCAAAACAGCAGCTGCTTTAGTCGGCAGTGCGGTAATGCTGCCCATATTAGCAGTAGGGACAGCAACATATTACTTTGGTAGTCAAGCTATTAATAAACAAACAATCTTGGCAAAACGAGCTAATATTGATTTGGCTGAAACAGAGTTAGGACGACAACAAAAACTACTAGCGGTCTTGTTAATTGGCACTGGAACAACAGCTTTACTGGCAGGTGCTGTGGCTGCTTTAGGCACGAATCGGCTGTGGAATGCGTCGAAAAGATCCAGAGAGGAAACCGCCGCCGAAGCGGAAGCTCGATTATATAGAGATTCTATTGATAATTTAAGCCAGTCAGATTCACAAAAAGATATTGTCAAAGCCATTGTTGAAGAGGCACGCACCTATCTAAATTGCGATCGCGTTATCGTTTATAGCCTCAATCGAGATAAACAAGGCGTGATAGTAGCAGAATCAGTAGTTGCTGGCTACCCACAAGCATTAGGCAAAACGATAAAAGATCCTTTTGAAGCTAGAGATCTCCACAAGTACCGCGATCGAAGAGTTAAGGCGATTAACGATCTTAATCAAGTCGAGATGACTTTCGATCATCAAGAACAGCTAGAAGATTTAGAAGTCAAGGCTAATTTGGTTACGCCGATCATTAATGACGGGAAGCTCTTTGGTTTACTAGCTGCGCATCAGTGTAGTCAACCGCGCCACTGGCAGCAGGAAGAACTAGAGTTTTTATACCAGCTAGCTAAAAAAGCCGCTTTAGCTCTGGAAAATGCTCAGTTGCTGGATGATCTGGTTCGTTTTCAAACTCAGGCAGAAAGAGAAAGAAAATGGACGCATTACTTTAACGATGCGATTCAATACATCCGTCAATCAATCAAACAAGAAGACATCCTCGAAATCAGTGTCGAAGAAGTCAGAAAAGTCTTAAACTGCGATCGCGTTATCGTTTATAGTCTTAATCAAGATAACTACGGGGTAGTGGTGGCCGAATCAGTGACAGCGGGTTATCCCAGAGCCTTAAACCAAACCATTGCTGACCCCTGCTTTGAAGCCAGATATCTCGACAAGTATCGCGATGGCAGAGTTAGCGCCATCAATGACATCTACGCAGCCAGAATGGCTCAATGCTACATCGAAAAGTTAGAAGAGCTAGAAGTAAAAGCTAATTTAGTCACGCCAATTCTCAACCAAGGGAAGCTATTTGGTTTACTAGTTGCACATCAGTGTAGTCAACCGCGTCACTGGCAGGATTACGAAATTCGCTGGGTAACTCAGATTGCCACTCAAGTAGGTTTTGCCCTCGATAATGCCCAAGTATTAGCAGCCTCAACGACAATCCAAATTCAGGCAGAAAGAGAAAGAAAATGGACGCATTACTTTAGCGATGCGATTCAATACATCCGTCAATCAATCAAACAAGAAGACATCCTCAAAATCAGTGTCGAAGAAGTCAGAAAAGTCTTAAACTGCGATCGCGTTATCGTTTATAGTCTTAATCAAGATAACTACGGGGTAGTGGTGGCCGAATCAGTGACGGCGGGTTATCCCAGAGCCTTAAACCAAACCATTGCTGACCCCTGCTTTGAAGCTAGATATCTCGACAAGTATCGCGATGGCAGAGTTAGCGCCATTAATGACATCTACGCAGCCAGAATGACTCAATGCTACATCGAACAGTTAGAAGAGCTAGAAGTCAAAGCTAATTTAGTCACGCCAATTCTCAACCAAGGGAAGCTATTTGGTTTACTAGTTACACATCAGTGTAGTCAACCGCGCGACTGGCAGGATTACGAAATTCGCTGGGTAACTCAGATTGCTACTCAAGTAGGTTTTGCCCTCGATAATGCCACACTACTGAGAAAATTTAAGAATGATGCTTTACCAACGCAACTATTGAACAATTTTAGTCTAGGTATTAGTCCAAGGGTGAACCAATCAAAACTTCTGGAAATTGCCGTCGAACAAGTTCGTCAGGTAATTCAGCTCGATCGCGTTATGGTCTATCAGTTTGAGGCTAACGCTCACGGAAATATCGCAGCCGAAGCAGTTGCACCTGGTTATCCTAGAGCCTTGAATTGTCATTATGAAGAAAAATATCATAATGCTAGAATTGAAGCGATCGCTAATATCGATCGGGCTAATTTAACTAGCGATCGCTTAGAACAGTTAGAAACGTTAGCAGTCAAAGCTAGTCTGACAGTACCAATTTTGCAGGACGAGCAATTATTTGGTTTACTAATTGGACATCAATGCCAACAGTCTTACTTGTGGTCACAGTCAGAAATAGATCTATTTGCTCAATTGGCTCTCCAGTTGGGATTTGCCATTGAGCGAGTTAAGTTAAGAGAAGAATTAGCTCTAGCCCAAGATTCCCGAAGCAATGAGGTAGATAAACAGCAGCTAGAACAAACGAGTCTCAATCAACGGGTATGGCAAGTAATAAGAGAAAATCAGGCTACGTTGCCAAGTCTCAAAGCAGCCAAGGGCGATTTTCTCAATCAAGGGTCAGAAATTATCAATAGCGATTTAGCACGCCAGCAACTCAATGATGGAGAAATAATACTTCAACCAAAAAATATTCAGCTAGAAGATAATTTAATTTCTACAAAACTGGCGATCGCTGAAGCTACTGATAAAGTTGAGGTCTTAAAACAGTCTCATCAAAACCTTGACGAGATGGTAAATCTAATCAACGATCTCAAAAAAGAGATCGATCGCCCAGTCAGTCAAACAAAACCAGTCCAGTTACCGACGGGAGAAATTATCGTTGAAACAAGTGAGAGATTATCTCGATCCCGCTTGACGGGATTCTATCGTCCTGACCAGCAGGCTAGACCTGCTGAAGCTGGCTTAAGGTCGGTGCGCGCAACGCATCAGCTGGCTTGGTTAGAAGATACAACGACCGAGTCAACTCTGACCGTTGGTGAGATAACTTTAAACCCAGTAAACAAGCACATTTCTGAACTAGATTTTATTAAAGGACAACTTGTTGAAAAATCCCAATCAGCACCGAGTTTAATCTTGATAAATCAATTTGTGGGAGAGATTACCAATTTATCAGAACAAATCTCACAACAATCTCTAGTCGTTACTGAATCTTTTCAAAAGCTAGCTACATTTGCCAAACAGCTATCAGATCGCGAAAAGCTCTAA
- a CDS encoding DUF4126 domain-containing protein, translating into MEIIVALCLGITLSAACGFRVFVPPLAMSLAAMYGHFPLSSNFEWLGTKEAAIALLFATILEVSGYYIPIVDNLLDTVQIPLAVGIGTIITAATLGHTDPVLQWTLAAIAGGGTAGIIKTLAGLTRLASTGVTGGLGNFIIATIEAIGSISLSILGLTFPLWTGAIVLAILIIGIVKILTNPPALFNKLRVSQDEVVSSE; encoded by the coding sequence ATGGAAATTATTGTTGCTTTGTGCTTAGGAATAACTCTTAGTGCTGCCTGTGGCTTCCGCGTATTTGTCCCGCCATTGGCGATGAGTTTGGCAGCTATGTATGGACATTTTCCCTTATCATCAAATTTTGAATGGTTAGGCACAAAAGAAGCGGCGATCGCTTTATTGTTTGCGACTATTTTGGAAGTCTCGGGATACTATATTCCGATTGTAGATAACTTGCTCGACACCGTTCAAATACCCCTTGCTGTCGGTATTGGGACAATAATAACTGCTGCTACCTTAGGGCATACCGATCCTGTACTGCAATGGACTTTAGCAGCGATCGCGGGAGGCGGAACAGCAGGCATTATAAAAACACTAGCTGGTTTGACTCGGTTGGCTTCTACAGGAGTAACAGGAGGTTTGGGTAATTTTATAATTGCCACCATTGAAGCAATTGGCTCAATTTCTTTATCTATATTGGGTCTGACTTTTCCGCTTTGGACTGGCGCGATCGTTCTGGCTATATTGATTATTGGAATTGTTAAAATACTAACCAATCCCCCAGCCTTGTTTAACAAGCTGAGGGTGAGTCAGGATGAGGTAGTAAGTAGCGAATGA
- a CDS encoding SDR family NAD(P)-dependent oxidoreductase has translation MSPTAFITGASQGIGKATALLFAKNGYDLIVTARTQDKLEAVAEEIKNLGRQVIAIPADISDRSATEAVINQGIERFSQIDVLVNNAGICMSAPMSQTTIEDWEKIINTNLWGYIYTLNALLPHFIERKQGNIINVGSFGGKVPLPKMTAYCTTKFAITGLTETLRLELEPQGIHVSAVHPSITNTDFLERAVFKDRDPEAEANRRKSMEQALTTPLVSQPEDVAKAIWRAVKHPQGEIVVGSAKVPALLNRLFPGITQGMIGLTTKSNLV, from the coding sequence ATGTCTCCAACTGCTTTTATTACTGGTGCGTCTCAAGGAATAGGCAAAGCCACCGCTTTATTATTTGCCAAAAATGGTTACGATCTGATCGTTACGGCTCGTACTCAAGATAAGCTAGAAGCGGTTGCCGAAGAGATTAAAAATTTAGGTAGACAAGTAATTGCGATTCCTGCTGATATAAGCGATCGCTCAGCTACAGAAGCAGTAATTAACCAGGGTATCGAACGCTTTTCACAGATTGATGTTCTGGTGAACAACGCAGGTATATGTATGAGTGCGCCAATGTCTCAAACTACTATCGAAGATTGGGAGAAAATCATCAACACCAACCTATGGGGCTATATTTACACGCTCAACGCGCTGTTACCCCATTTTATCGAGCGCAAGCAGGGAAATATTATTAACGTTGGTTCTTTTGGGGGTAAAGTTCCCTTACCGAAGATGACGGCATACTGCACTACCAAATTTGCCATAACTGGTTTGACTGAAACCCTGCGTTTAGAATTAGAACCTCAAGGTATTCATGTTTCAGCAGTTCACCCTAGCATAACCAATACTGACTTTTTGGAACGGGCTGTCTTTAAAGATCGCGATCCTGAAGCAGAAGCAAATCGGCGCAAGTCGATGGAACAAGCGTTAACTACTCCCTTAGTCAGCCAACCAGAAGACGTAGCTAAGGCAATTTGGCGTGCGGTTAAACATCCTCAAGGCGAGATAGTTGTGGGTTCGGCTAAAGTCCCCGCTTTGTTAAATCGCCTCTTTCCTGGGATTACGCAAGGAATGATCGGGTTAACTACCAAATCTAATTTAGTTTAG
- a CDS encoding mechanosensitive ion channel family protein, whose product MNFNFLSLNFLSNKLSDYLIAGITLGCCILLIKIFRRSTFNSLRKWAAKSENIYDNAIVSIVERDLIPIAYIASIYLAISNLTLHSILERVVKVMMVIVSTIFAIRLFTASLEHLIKIYWLTYQRDNANLQQSINALIPAMRVVVWLIGAVFLLDNLGFDISAVVASLGIGGVAIALASQGVLQDVFSYFSILLDHPFELGDFIIVGDYVGTVEYMGIKTTRLRSINGEQIIIANTDLTGSRIRNFKRMQRRRIVFKFGVVYETTSEQLVKISGLIKEIIEKTENVTCDRAHFSGYGEYSLDFEVVYFINTSDYTLYMNAQQEINLAIKAKFAEHSIEFAYPTQINYFNGLSTDAPINAVFGD is encoded by the coding sequence ATGAATTTTAACTTTCTGTCCCTAAATTTTTTAAGCAACAAACTCAGTGACTATTTAATAGCGGGAATAACTTTAGGATGCTGTATCTTGCTAATTAAGATATTTAGACGTTCCACATTTAACAGCCTAAGAAAATGGGCAGCCAAATCCGAAAATATATATGATAATGCTATTGTTAGCATCGTAGAAAGAGACTTAATTCCGATTGCATATATAGCAAGTATTTACCTCGCTATTAGCAACTTAACTCTGCATTCAATATTAGAGCGAGTCGTCAAAGTTATGATGGTGATCGTTTCAACCATCTTTGCCATTAGGCTATTTACAGCCTCCCTAGAGCATCTAATTAAGATTTATTGGCTGACCTATCAGCGAGATAATGCTAATCTCCAACAGAGTATTAATGCCTTAATTCCCGCAATGAGAGTAGTTGTTTGGCTAATTGGGGCGGTTTTTTTGTTGGACAACCTGGGGTTTGATATCTCAGCGGTGGTAGCTAGTTTGGGAATTGGCGGTGTAGCGATCGCTTTGGCATCTCAAGGAGTGTTACAGGATGTGTTTAGCTATTTTTCAATCCTATTAGATCATCCTTTTGAACTGGGAGATTTTATTATTGTCGGTGATTACGTAGGCACAGTCGAATATATGGGAATTAAAACCACTAGGCTGAGAAGTATTAACGGTGAACAAATAATTATTGCCAATACCGATTTGACAGGTTCAAGAATTCGCAATTTTAAAAGAATGCAGCGACGTCGAATCGTGTTTAAATTTGGCGTAGTGTATGAAACTACCTCCGAACAGTTGGTCAAAATTTCTGGTTTGATTAAAGAAATTATTGAGAAGACGGAAAATGTCACCTGCGATCGTGCTCATTTTTCGGGCTATGGTGAATATAGCTTAGATTTTGAAGTAGTCTATTTTATCAATACCAGCGACTATACCCTCTACATGAATGCTCAACAAGAAATTAACCTGGCGATTAAGGCTAAATTCGCCGAACATAGCATCGAGTTTGCTTATCCAACTCAGATCAATTACTTCAACGGCTTATCTACTGATGCGCCAATTAATGCGGTTTTCGGGGATTAA
- a CDS encoding AI-2E family transporter, producing the protein MGTLIGFLAIVTSLYILWRIKQVLLLAFAAVVFATAINQLVKILQQKFKLNRKMAIAIAVTGILTFIIGFIALVIPPFIDQFQQLIDLVPVGLEQINSWNRGLRNLLPNNLLNEARGLDSLTQNLQSLLDRLIGNFFDVFSSTLGVFINSLLVIVVTIMLLSNPTPYRQIFFLMFPAFYRQRVRMILKKCEKNLGGWAIGILFNMAVIAILSGIGLLILGVRLPLANSLLAGILTFIPTLGPILSVVPPAAMALLDAPWKALAVIILYIVIQQVESNILTPIVMEKQVHLLPAVTLLSQIAFAVFFGILGLFLALPITVVAQVWLKEVLVKDVLDRWQIDNDVNRFNSRKLGMKKKISTK; encoded by the coding sequence TTGGGTACATTAATTGGATTTTTAGCGATCGTTACTTCCCTATATATTCTGTGGCGAATTAAGCAGGTACTATTACTAGCTTTTGCTGCGGTTGTCTTTGCCACTGCAATTAATCAGTTGGTCAAAATATTACAACAAAAATTTAAATTAAATCGAAAAATGGCGATCGCGATCGCCGTTACGGGAATATTAACTTTTATTATTGGCTTTATTGCATTAGTCATACCGCCATTTATCGATCAATTTCAGCAACTGATAGATTTAGTTCCCGTTGGTTTAGAACAGATTAATAGTTGGAATCGAGGGCTGCGCAATCTATTACCAAATAATTTGCTTAATGAAGCTAGAGGATTAGACTCTTTAACCCAAAATCTTCAGTCTTTGCTAGACCGATTAATTGGCAACTTCTTCGACGTGTTTTCCAGTACTTTAGGTGTATTTATTAATTCCCTGTTAGTCATAGTAGTAACAATAATGTTGCTATCAAATCCGACTCCTTATAGGCAGATATTCTTTTTGATGTTTCCCGCGTTTTATCGCCAGCGAGTCAGAATGATTCTCAAAAAATGTGAAAAGAATTTGGGAGGCTGGGCAATTGGCATCTTGTTTAACATGGCGGTTATCGCCATATTAAGCGGGATTGGGCTACTAATTTTGGGGGTTAGACTACCCTTGGCTAATTCTTTATTGGCAGGTATTCTAACTTTTATTCCCACTTTAGGGCCTATTTTGAGTGTAGTTCCACCAGCAGCCATGGCATTATTAGATGCGCCTTGGAAAGCATTAGCGGTAATTATTTTATATATTGTTATTCAACAAGTTGAGAGTAACATTCTTACTCCAATTGTGATGGAGAAACAGGTGCATTTGTTGCCTGCGGTTACACTTTTGTCTCAAATAGCTTTTGCAGTATTCTTTGGTATTTTGGGATTGTTTTTAGCTTTGCCGATTACGGTAGTTGCTCAAGTTTGGCTGAAAGAAGTTCTAGTTAAAGATGTATTAGATCGTTGGCAAATAGACAATGATGTTAATAGATTTAATTCACGTAAGTTAGGTATGAAAAAGAAGATATCAACTAAATAA
- a CDS encoding alpha/beta hydrolase — protein MNNEAIAHKSQYKLDWRISLLERLLNLFKPIEQMSLEELRLLSERPIPSIIQSIFAGKKFELTQVISRNIPGRHGQIPIRLYYPSVKTSLPLILFFHGGGWVYGNFQTYEQMCRRIAHNTGAIVLAVGYRLAPFAKYPLALEDCYDAFLWASENAASIKANPKQIIIMGDSAGGNLATAVCLMAKEQGNKSIASQILLYPVTSGKLDQPSMEQHAAAPLLTKSRMECFVNYYARDEADISQPYFSPLLAEDLSHLPPALIITCEYDPLHDQAQMYAQRLQEAGTPVELVDYKGMIHGFMSFPVFCRQAIPAFEKVTGYVNAIMSI, from the coding sequence ATGAATAACGAAGCGATCGCACATAAAAGCCAATATAAACTTGATTGGCGGATTAGTCTGCTCGAACGCTTACTGAATCTGTTTAAACCAATAGAGCAAATGAGTCTGGAAGAACTTCGTCTGTTATCTGAAAGACCAATTCCCTCAATTATACAGAGCATTTTTGCGGGCAAGAAATTTGAGCTAACACAAGTAATTTCAAGAAATATTCCCGGTCGTCACGGACAAATACCAATTAGACTTTACTATCCTTCAGTTAAGACATCATTACCGTTAATTCTCTTCTTTCATGGTGGTGGATGGGTCTATGGAAACTTTCAGACTTATGAGCAAATGTGTCGGCGTATTGCTCACAATACAGGCGCGATCGTTCTAGCTGTAGGTTATCGTCTTGCACCTTTTGCTAAATATCCCCTAGCTTTAGAAGATTGCTATGATGCTTTTTTATGGGCTAGCGAAAATGCCGCTAGTATTAAGGCTAACCCAAAACAGATAATAATTATGGGAGACAGCGCGGGAGGAAATTTAGCCACCGCAGTGTGCTTGATGGCTAAAGAACAGGGAAATAAATCAATTGCCAGTCAAATATTGCTTTATCCTGTTACCAGTGGCAAACTCGATCAACCTTCTATGGAACAACACGCTGCTGCACCTTTGCTAACCAAGTCTCGCATGGAATGTTTTGTTAATTATTATGCCCGCGATGAGGCTGATATTTCGCAACCCTATTTTTCGCCACTGCTAGCAGAAGATTTGAGTCATCTCCCCCCAGCTTTGATTATCACTTGCGAGTACGATCCTCTACACGATCAGGCACAAATGTATGCCCAGCGTTTGCAAGAAGCAGGAACTCCTGTGGAGTTGGTTGACTACAAGGGAATGATACATGGCTTTATGAGTTTTCCTGTATTCTGTAGGCAAGCCATACCAGCTTTTGAGAAGGTTACAGGTTATGTTAACGCAATAATGAGTATTTAA
- a CDS encoding HPF/RaiA family ribosome-associated protein — MKINPEITYRHLEKTSAIQNLVEEKIAKLEQFCDYMNSCRVVIEKNNDHPSSGSPYRVSIDITIPHGREIAVVQNPHIGKQYPPLEAVIRDAFDAARRQIISITTEQKGERKVHPEQQVSAMVTKLFAEQGYGFIKEISTGKEIYFHRNSVTNDDFERLAVGSGVRYKETMGEMGPQATTVQLLDPHG; from the coding sequence ATGAAAATTAATCCAGAAATTACTTACCGCCACCTAGAAAAAACCAGCGCAATCCAAAACTTAGTTGAAGAAAAAATAGCCAAGCTCGAGCAGTTTTGCGACTATATGAATAGCTGTCGCGTGGTAATAGAAAAAAATAACGATCATCCTAGTAGCGGTTCACCCTATCGGGTAAGCATTGATATTACAATCCCTCACGGTCGGGAAATAGCTGTGGTGCAAAATCCGCATATTGGTAAACAATATCCACCCTTAGAAGCAGTAATTCGCGATGCTTTTGACGCTGCACGCCGTCAGATAATCAGCATTACTACAGAACAAAAAGGAGAAAGAAAAGTACATCCAGAACAGCAAGTAAGCGCAATGGTAACCAAACTATTTGCCGAACAAGGGTATGGTTTCATTAAAGAAATCAGTACGGGAAAAGAAATATATTTTCATCGCAATAGCGTAACTAACGATGATTTTGAGCGACTTGCAGTAGGTAGCGGGGTTAGATATAAAGAAACTATGGGCGAAATGGGTCCCCAAGCCACCACAGTCCAGCTTTTAGATCCTCATGGTTAA
- a CDS encoding DUF1206 domain-containing protein — METLARFGYVAKGFVYAAIGILALLAAFSVNGGKTTDTTGALNAIARQPFGKILLILIAIGLVGYVIWRLIEAIKDPENKGSGAKGIFARLGYLLSGLAYIGVAANAASLAFGSSSGGGGNSKQDWTAMVMQQPFGRWLVGLAGAVVVGIGCYRIYEAYKTKFRKKLNLKELSNQQQKWLVNISRFGIAARGVVFIMIGFFVLQAAKNYDPSQVKGLDGALLTLTQQPSGQILLALMALGLIAYAIYLMLQARYSRIKIN; from the coding sequence ATGGAAACATTAGCCAGGTTTGGTTATGTCGCTAAAGGTTTTGTCTATGCAGCGATTGGAATTCTGGCATTACTAGCAGCATTTAGTGTCAATGGTGGCAAGACTACAGATACTACGGGAGCTTTAAATGCGATCGCCAGACAACCTTTTGGAAAAATATTATTAATTTTAATTGCTATTGGCTTAGTCGGATACGTCATTTGGCGACTGATTGAGGCAATTAAAGATCCTGAAAATAAAGGGAGTGGCGCGAAAGGGATATTTGCTCGATTGGGATATTTGCTCAGTGGATTAGCGTATATCGGGGTAGCTGCTAATGCAGCCTCCCTCGCTTTTGGTAGCAGTAGTGGCGGTGGAGGTAACTCTAAACAAGACTGGACGGCTATGGTTATGCAACAGCCTTTTGGTAGATGGTTGGTTGGTCTGGCTGGTGCAGTTGTAGTCGGCATCGGTTGTTACCGAATTTATGAGGCTTACAAAACTAAGTTCCGCAAAAAGCTCAATTTAAAAGAGCTTAGTAATCAACAACAAAAATGGTTGGTTAACATCAGTCGTTTTGGTATAGCTGCTAGAGGTGTAGTCTTCATCATGATTGGCTTCTTTGTTTTACAAGCTGCCAAAAACTACGATCCAAGTCAAGTGAAAGGTTTAGATGGAGCATTGCTAACCTTAACACAACAACCTTCTGGTCAAATTCTGTTGGCTTTAATGGCTTTAGGCTTAATCGCATATGCAATTTATCTCATGCTACAGGCGCGCTATAGTCGTATTAAAATAAATTAA
- a CDS encoding TIGR02588 family protein — protein MPKKPGRQSLAERVSFGLSLFIVSIIVALVCYIWITGDTNPPILSVTTSEIRQIKQQYYVPFTVSNYGGEAANAVEVVGELSIAEETVETGNQQIDFLSRHEKRSGQFIFSRNPQQGELTVRVASYQQP, from the coding sequence ATGCCAAAAAAACCTGGTAGGCAATCGCTAGCTGAAAGAGTTAGCTTTGGTCTTTCTCTATTTATAGTAAGTATTATTGTTGCTTTAGTATGCTACATTTGGATTACAGGAGATACTAATCCGCCGATCTTATCAGTCACCACCTCGGAAATTCGCCAGATCAAGCAGCAGTATTATGTACCTTTCACGGTGAGCAACTATGGGGGAGAAGCTGCTAACGCAGTAGAAGTTGTGGGCGAACTTTCTATTGCTGAAGAGACTGTGGAAACTGGTAATCAACAAATAGATTTTCTCTCTCGCCACGAAAAAAGATCTGGGCAGTTTATTTTTAGTCGCAATCCACAACAGGGAGAATTAACGGTTAGGGTGGCCAGTTATCAACAACCGTAG